In Lates calcarifer isolate ASB-BC8 unplaced genomic scaffold, TLL_Latcal_v3 _unitig_1715_quiver_2043, whole genome shotgun sequence, the sequence ACCGCTGACTCCAGtacaacatcatcaacaagtGCAACGCTGACAGCACCTGTGAGAAAAGCAATGGGAACGACAGAAATGACAAGCACACAGTCAACCACTCTAATGACACCCATTCCAACAACAAGATCACGTAAGTATGAGCCACTGTCCTTTATCTTTGGTTGGTAACATGCTTGTATTTTCTTGTATCATAGTGCAGACTTATGTGAATGCCATTAATTACTAATGATGTGGTAAACATCTCACACTTAACATTAAAgcatttaaagttgttttttactGGTAGTTGATGTCTAAATATCTGAATCATGTTTTGTTGATGATATGCAAATCTAGATAAACTGTCATGTTAAGCTGTACTTTGAACTTTGAAGTATTATTTTAGTGATTGGTCCTGATCAGATGAGTGAAATGAAACTTCTAATATCATTAATATAATATCAATAtacatcagttttaaaaattgAACTTTCTCATAGTTTTTGCTCAGTGTCTCTTTACATCTTTAGCTCCTCATAATCCCAAATACAAGAAACTAGAATACTGGAgctgaattctttttttttttttttttttccattatttgaaaaaaacacTAGTGTTcagtgaaaaggagaaaaatgtcactgcaaTAGCAGAGGATATAGTGATAGACGTAGTCTCAGGACTTATAACTGCGACAAAATACAACTTCACTCTCTacactgtgtgtgacagtgtcaaGCAGTAGAGTAAGCCTCACTGCAGTCACTGGTGAGAGAACTTCCTGTCATACAACCATAAAACAGGAGCCAGCACAGAGCTATGTAACAACATCTCATTTAAAGTTTCTCAGTAACTTCTTTCTCTTTGCATTCCTAGCTCCTCCTAATGCAGAGAACTTTCAACAGACTACACAAAATGAGACCAGTATAactctgcagtggaaaaaagtggaaaacatCCTCAACTATACCCTTGTGTTTggtgaaaaggagaaaaacgtCACTGCAACAGCAGAGGATACAGTGATAGACGTAGTCTCAGGACTCACAAATGCAGCAAAATACAACTTCACTCTCTACACTGTGCGTGACGGTGTCAGAAGCAGTGGAGTAAGCCTCACTGCAGTCACTGGTGAGAGAACTTCCTGTCATACAACCATAAAACAAGAGCCAGCACAGAGCTGTGTAACAACATCTCATTTAAAGTTTCTCAGTAACGTCTTTCTCTTTGCATTCCTAGCTCCTGCTAATGCAGAGAACTTTCAACAGACTACACAAAATGAGACCAGTATAACTCTGCAGTGGAGAAAAGTGAGGAACATCCTCGACTATACACTTGTGTTTggtgaaaaggagaaaaacgtCACTGCAACAGCAGAGGATACAGTGATAGACATAGTCTCAGGACTCACAAGTGGGACAGAAAACACCTTCACTCTCTACACTGTGTTTGGTGGTGTCAGAAGCAGTGGAGTAAGCCTCACTGCAGTCACTGGTGAGAGAACTTCCTGTCATACAACCATAAAACAGGAGCAAGGACAGAGCTGTGTAACAACATCTCATTTAAAGTTTCTCAGTAACTTCTTTCTCTTTGCATTCCTAGCTCCTCCTAATGCAGAGAACTTTCAATGGACTACACAAAATGAGACCAGTATAACTCTGCAGTGGAGAAAAGTGAGGAACATCCTCGACTATACACTTGTGTTCGATGAAGGGGAGAAAAACGTCACTGCAAAAGCAGAGGATACAGTGATAGACATAGTCTCAGGACTTACAAGTGGGACAGAAAACAACTTCACTCTCTACACTGTGTTTGGTGGTGTCAGAAGCAGTGGAGTAAAGCTCACTGCAGTCACTGGTGAGAGAACTTCCTGTCATACAACCATAAAACAGGAGCCAGCACAGAGCTGTGTAACAACATCTCATTTAAAGTTTCTCAGTAACAGAGAGATGTTGCTCACTGAATAATTTGACTATTGCTGATATTCAAATTCAAGATGCATTGTCATATTCAACTCTAGATGTAacaaattataatttattattattatcattggtCCTGTTTGtcagttaaataaatgtaaaacttgCAATAGCCAATAGACACATGATGATTTTAGAGATTTAAGAGGACTGATTTCTCTTTGCATTCCTAGCTCCTTCTAATGCAGAGAACTTTCAACGGACTACACAAAATGAGACCAGTATAACTCTGCAGTGGAGAAAAGTGAGGAACATCCTCGACTATACACTTGTGTTCGGTGAAGGGGAGAAAAACGTCACTGCAAAAGCAGAGGATACAGTGATAGACATAGTCTCAGGACTTACAAGTGGGACAGAAAACAACTTCACTCTCTACACTGTGTTTGGTGGTGTCAGAAGCAGTGGAGTAAGCCTCACTGCAGTCACTGGTGAGAGAACTTTCTGTCATACAACCATAAAACAGGAGCAAGGACAGAGCTGTGTAACAACATCTCATTTAAAGTTTCTCAGTAACTTCTTTCTCTTTGCATTCCTAGCTCCTTCTAATGCAGAGAACTTTCAACCGACTGGACAAAATGAGACCAGTATAACTCTGCAGTGGAGAAAAGTGAGGAACATCCTCGACTATACACTTGTGTTCGATGAAGGGGAGAAAAACGTCACTGCAAAAGCAGAGGATACAGTGATAGACATAGTCTCAGGACTCACAAGTGGGAAAGAATACATCTTCACTCTCTACACTGTGTTTGGTGGTGTCAGAAGCAGTGGAGTAAACCTCACTGCAGTCACTGGTGAGAGAACTTTCTGTCATACAACCATAAAACAGGAGCAAGGACAGAACTGTGTAACAACATCTCATTTAAAGTTTCTCAGTAACAGAGAGATGTTGctcactgaatatttttgactattgctgataaaataatgtgattgaatttaacttttcatttactTAAAACACCACTCAAATCCCATTATTGTGGTAAAAGCTCTCAGTTGCTTTTCTCTAATGAAACTGTCaactgtctgtcttttcagCTCCTGAGAGGGTTAACATGGTGAGagtgacacaaaatgacagCAGTATAACTCTGAGGTGGGACAAGGTTAACAGCATCTCAACATATGTCCTACTATATGATGGCAATGATGGTCCAGTACGGGAGGATATCAGCGCGCTTCCTGAAGACATAACTGTTACACATGTCGTCTCTCCGCTTACTGCTGGAAAAAAATACTATTTCATTCTCACCACTGTGTTTGGGGAAGTCAACAGCACTAAATACACATTTGAAGCTGTGACAGGTAGGTGATCTCTGAATATTCATATGTAGTCATATGTTTTACTTGTGATGCATAAGTCATTagacaaattgttgtttttaactgtacCTTTAACTGTACTTTCTTTTCATCAGTTCCACCAAAGGTGTCTTCGGTTGATGTGACTGAACGCTCTGTGACCAGTCTAACTCTGAACTGGGAAAATGCGGATATAAACTGGACGTACTTGCTTCAGATTAATGGCAGTACTGTGACATTTACCCAGGACATATACCCAAAAGTGTCATATTCAGTCTCACCTCTCAAACCTGGGACACAGTATAACTTCAGTGTGATCACAGTGTTCTCTGGATTCAACAGCACAGCTTATGAAGCCTGCACAGTAACAAGTATGTGCAGACACTCTATCtcttaaaactgttaaaaactgttttgaATAGATATCTCTCAGTATGAATGATAAGATTTTGTTCCACATGTAATTTACAAAGAGCCTACAAGTCCTGGTTCTGTAAAACTAAGCTGTCTGCAgttattttctcattcatttcagcCATAGACTGCGCCAGTGTGCCCTGGCATGTCACTAACTCATCGATCCATGGGATGGTTGAAGGCTTATTCTCAAATGCAACCGCCACTTATGAACAAACTCACATCAGTCCTCAAGGTAGTAATGTGTCATTTACTGGCCTCGTCCCTGGCGCAACCTATAACTTGTTCCTTGAGTACGAAACATGTTCTCAACGCTTTCCACAATGTCACCACACTGAAACAGTGCGTAAGTATAAAACTTTCTTAccacattaacattttgtttgtctgcatttcCCATAGAAATAATATGAACTACTAGCATGATGTTCCTCAATCTATACTTTAAGATGAAAGatttcacaacattttaacCATAATGGTAGTGGAAGGTGCCTGTTGCTTTCATGTAATTAATTGAggcatgtttatttttttcatacacTTGAAACCAAATAGTTATTCCAAGGGAAAAACTTCACAGGATTTGTCAAGAAACCTTCTATACCTTTTATTCACtacaagatttttaaaatcattttatctttaaaaagtgagaaaatagtgaaatgctgtaaatgtatttttgtgtgtgtgagtgactaatcatttcagtgaATGATTGTTTCAACACTACATTATGTGGCATTACTGTGTGatgctggactatttcttttTTGATGAGAATAGAGGGCAAACGCATTTTTTTGCTATGGAGGGCAAATTTTAGAATGGTGGGTAATTGTCATCAAATCTCTGTGTTTATAGAATAGAAATGCATGAGTTAATCTGTTTGTTGATAAGTTATATCTTTGCACTGTGCCGTTATGTGTTGTTAGTGATTGTAAAGGCatctttcttcttgtttcacTCAGGTCCTTCAAGTGTAAGTGCTCACTGTGATTACTTGGGAGCTGGCTATTCCATCTCTGTTGTGTGGATTAAACCAAATGGTGTGTGGACTCAAGTGGAGGTCAACGTTTCTGGGCAATCTCACCCAGTACCTGCAAATGGGGAACAGAGTATTCAAATATCCGGATTCCAACCTGCCCGAACATATGAAGTAACTGTAGATACACTGTCTGGGCATGTGAGGAGTTCTGCACcatatgtttttctgtgtgataCTGATCCAAGGGGTGAGTCAAAGTGAATATATTGCTCCATATAAATactatttaaatgtatttcctaaaataaaagattaacaATATATTCTCACTTTTCCTagtattgtgatttttttcagttattgtACATGACTTGCTTGTTGTTTCATTTAGGTTCTTTTAATTGTCACCTTTTTTCTTCCATTACAAAATTCATCCCAGTggtaaaataaagataattagTCTTTGATCCAAAtgagttgtgttgtgttgagcactgtatatttcaaacatttaatcaaGATTTTACTTCCTATAGGAGTAATTGCAGGATCAGTATTTGCTGTGCTGCTTTTTGCCCTGGTCTGTCTGGCTGTCTTCCTTGTGTTAAAAAGACCAGATTTAATCAGGTTGGTGCTGCCCCAGTGAGAACACTATAGTTATATTATATCCCAGGAATTTACTTTGTTGGACTCAGTCAGTGAAGCTCTTTGTTTATTTCCCACAATAGAAAAAAGTCATTCATTGGTGGGGCCAAACTGTCTAATCCAAAGAGCAAGTAAGTAAAcatttcatctcttcatcttttcGTCTCAGTGTAGTAAAATGACTTAATTCGATCTTGTACAATGAGGTATATGTTAcgtgtattttactttttttagaGCTATATCTGTAGCAGAGTTTCCAAACCACTTCAACCAGTTAAGTGCGGATGACAACAGAGGATTCAGCCAAGAATATGAGGTGCATAAAAAAACGAATTGTATTTCgttcttcctcttcattttcttcctgtttccgTATGGGATCATAAAATTGCGTCTGTATAATTGTGGTACTATTGAATTTGTTTTCCATTGACCTTTGCCTAAATCACACGCCATGTCATCTGGCCACATTATGCAGAACCTTGTTCCTGTTGGCACAGAGCAGACACGGAAAGCCGCAGTTCTACCTGAAAACAAAGCGAAGAATCGTTTCAACAACGTCCTGCCATGTAAGCCTGTCCTCTGACTGCTGAACCTCCCTATCATGAACAACAGAGACTCATGAAATGGTCCAGATCTACTGACctattctgttttgttgtggtCCACTGCAGTTAAACCGTCCTCTGCTGTTTCATCCTAGATGACTGGTGTCGAGTGAGGCTAAATACATCAAATCCCAATGGGACCTCTGACTACATTAATGCCAGTTACATGCCAGTAGGTATTCATTCATTACTGACTATCATTTAATAAAGCTCTATCTGTAATTATAGTTCAACACTATACATTAAGACTGGAAATCATGACACAAGCTCAGTAAAATCCTTTTGTAAGTTAGGACAGTTTTGATAAGCTTGAACCATTCACTATCTGGTGTTAAGGTGTGACAGTTCAAAGTTAATAGTTGCTAAAACATTCTATTCAAAACAGCCTAGCAATTTATGCTGACTTTCTGCAAATTCAtaaaatgttgataaaaataacatataaaatggtgttttatttcataCTGAACAATGTGGCCCATGCTGTATTGAAGCGTTAaagtgtacatactgtattaaCTTTGATAATTTCTTCTCAGGGctacaacagcaacagagagtACATTGCCACACAGGGTCCTCTGCCCTCCACCGTCAATGACTTCTGGAGGATGATTTGGGAACAAAGAGTGAAAGGCATCGTCATGGTAACCAACTGCATTGAAGGAGGACGGGTGAGTCTTCAggaaaatctgatgttttatcGTCTGATTTTATGGAAAGATAAATCCTGAAATTTTATGAGCTGTTGTGAATCATTTGCTCTTTCGGTCTATTGCCACAGCTACATTGAAAcaacaagttgtttttttttttttgtatattttcttttcttagaCCAAGTGTGAACAATACTGGCCTGGAGACGGCAAGCCTTGCCATTACGGAGAGCTCTTGATCACCACCAGATCTGAGCAACAGGAGACCAACTGGACATTGAGGGAATTTAGTTTGAAACATGTATGAAACATCTCTAAAAGTTTTATGGTGTAACTAAATAGGTTGGGTTTTAACATTTCTCTGAGTCATGAAGCCAAGCAAAGAAAGTAAATTGTGACTGTGCCTACACTGAATTGTCAGGAAGCAAATAACCATTtataaaacatatattaaatgtatttttcttgttaATGTCCCCtgagatgtgtgtttgaattttcacacatttcttttcaaaGAGAATAATATTTGTTGCATGTGATTAGAACTCCAAGCATCATTTACCAGCCACTACATTGTTTCAAAACAGAGAACTACAGTATTTGAATCTCTCTTTGTGAATTCTCTTAACAGACAGAAACCTCAGAAAAGCggaaagtgaaacattttcacttcacaGCTTGGCCGGACCATGGAGTCCCTCAGGGCACCAAAATCCTGATCCAGTTCAGAGAACTGGTGAGATGGCATATAGAGAGAGAAGCGGATGGAGCACCAACTGTGGTTCACTGCAGGTACAGGATAAATGCTTCTTTTATGTCTTGAAAGTAACCTATACCATTTGTTGGGTGCTTTATATGGGAACCTAAATTCTCATTTAAAGATGCTTTTATTGGCATGAAAGTAAAGTGCCAAAGCATGAAAATACAATTTAGCCAGTtacacaacaacataaaaataattcaacaaAACCAAGATcgatgcacacgcacacacatttaagTATAAATGATGATATACATTAAACAGCAAGCAATGTGCCCCCTCCTATGTTATTTTcaatttttctcctcttttcgTTGAATTATCTATGTTTTAGCAGGAAGTGCATTTCTGTGTCAACCCCAATTGTCGAACAGTGGCcacatgttctgtttttgttcgTTTAGTTAAATTTGTGGTCAGTGAGTCAGGGTCTGTCTCTGCTTTCTATCTCTGACAGATCTAATAGCTCACCTTTTGCTGTGTTCTCTCTCACAGTGCTGGAGTGGGGAGGACAGGCACTATCATTGCCCTGGATGTGCTACTTCAGCAGCTAGTCAAAAAAAGGGGAGTGGGCATCAATGCTTTTGTGCACAAGATGAGACTGAGTCGACCATACATGGTGCAGACAGAGGTAAAACTGATCATGTTGACTTGCTTCACCCAGGGCTATCACTTCCTTAGTTCGATGTTTAGACACAGTTGGTGGTATTGGTACAAGCACTCATACCACAGCATGAGCTGTGTTTAGATTTCCATGTAGCTGCATTCCATCTTCTCAAAAACATTGTACTTTACTATAGACACTTTAAAATAGATTgtcatgattattatttatttaagtcCTGTCCTTGTATCAAGGTCTGAGAGAAAATATTCCAATCATGAAATAATAACAGAAAACCTGCAGTGTGTGGCATTAGGTCCATTGATTGCACTGTTTTTATGTAACACACTAAGATACAGTATGCTAAGTTTACTTTTCTGAGTAAGAACTGAAATCTTGATTTCAGTCACATTATCATAAGCCTCTCTGCACCACTGTATATGCACTTTTTTGGTGAAGCTTTATTAtatgtgcaaacacaaaagCTTGACCGATATTATTGGGAAACTCAGGCTTGTAAACAGTGTATACTGTGGTCTGCACACAAGGAAGTATTAGCCAGAACACAATGTATGTACATATAGTAGACACTCTACACCCAAAAGAGTTCTGCTTTTCGAATGACCAGcaatttttatttccttttagtCTCAGTACGTTTTCCTGCACCAGTGCATAATGGACAGTCTGCAGCCAG encodes:
- the LOC108890256 gene encoding receptor-type tyrosine-protein phosphatase H isoform X11: MIKPLSIKITSDHLLLCVFLCLLWGTAYSNTTSTPSATLTATGTADSSTTSSTPSATLTATGTADSSTTSSTPSATLTATGTADYSTTSSTSATLTATGTADYSTTSSTSAMLTATGTADYSTTSSTSATLTATGTADSSTTSSTSATLTAPVRKAMGTTEMTSTQSTTLMTPIPTTRSPPPNAENFQQTTQNETSITLQWKKVENILNYTLVFGEKEKNVTATAEDTVIDVVSGLTNAAKYNFTLYTVRDGVRSSGVSLTAVTAPANAENFQQTTQNETSITLQWRKVRNILDYTLVFGEKEKNVTATAEDTVIDIVSGLTSGTENTFTLYTVFGGVRSSGVSLTAVTAPPNAENFQWTTQNETSITLQWRKVRNILDYTLVFDEGEKNVTAKAEDTVIDIVSGLTSGTENNFTLYTVFGGVRSSGVKLTAVTAPSNAENFQRTTQNETSITLQWRKVRNILDYTLVFGEGEKNVTAKAEDTVIDIVSGLTSGTENNFTLYTVFGGVRSSGVSLTAVTAPSNAENFQPTGQNETSITLQWRKVRNILDYTLVFDEGEKNVTAKAEDTVIDIVSGLTSGKEYIFTLYTVFGGVRSSGVNLTAVTAPERVNMVRVTQNDSSITLRWDKVNSISTYVLLYDGNDGPVREDISALPEDITVTHVVSPLTAGKKYYFILTTVFGEVNSTKYTFEAVTVPPKVSSVDVTERSVTSLTLNWENADINWTYLLQINGSTVTFTQDIYPKVSYSVSPLKPGTQYNFSVITVFSGFNSTAYEACTVTTIDCASVPWHVTNSSIHGMVEGLFSNATATYEQTHISPQGSNVSFTGLVPGATYNLFLEYETCSQRFPQCHHTETVRPSSVSAHCDYLGAGYSISVVWIKPNGVWTQVEVNVSGQSHPVPANGEQSIQISGFQPARTYEVTVDTLSGHVRSSAPYVFLCDTDPRGVIAGSVFAVLLFALVCLAVFLVLKRPDLIRKKSFIGGAKLSNPKSKAISVAEFPNHFNQLSADDNRGFSQEYENLVPVGTEQTRKAAVLPENKAKNRFNNVLPYDWCRVRLNTSNPNGTSDYINASYMPGYNSNREYIATQGPLPSTVNDFWRMIWEQRVKGIVMVTNCIEGGRTKCEQYWPGDGKPCHYGELLITTRSEQQETNWTLREFSLKHTETSEKRKVKHFHFTAWPDHGVPQGTKILIQFRELVRWHIEREADGAPTVVHCSAGVGRTGTIIALDVLLQQLVKKRGVGINAFVHKMRLSRPYMVQTESQYVFLHQCIMDSLQPDEKMEENIYENADMIYVNATALRELQTNG